The Fibrobacter sp. UWB2 genomic interval TATTGGTCGTAAAATCAGAAAAATAATGGCTCATGAGGCCCGCGTTGTTAAACACGAGGTCCACCTGGACGCCAAAGGAATCAATTTCAGCGAGAGCGGCCTCAATTTCGGCCTCGTTCTCGAGGTTACAGCCCACAGCTTTCACCTGCACGCCATACGGAGCAAGTTCGTTAATCACCTTTTCGGCATGGCTCTTGTCACGCCCCTGCAAGATAAGGTTTGCACCGAGTTTCGCCATTTCGATAGCGATGAGGCGTCCGACACCACGGCATCCGCCAGTCACCAAGCACCATTTTCCTTTTACGTCAATCATTCCTGACCCCTTTGCGCAACGCGCGATTAATTTCAACTCCTGTCCGAAAAATAATCAATCTTTTTTAGAATAAAGACAAAAGAACGAAAAGTTTCTGTATACAGACGTAAAGACCTGACACCATTTGTCATCTTTTTTTAAGAAAATAAAAAGGATATCAAAGTTTTTACACCATTTTGCAAACTATAGGATGCACTAACTTTTTCGAATTTTTCATAAAATTTGGTCCCATGTATTACGAGCCCCTTCTTCTCCACGAAGCCGTAAGACTTCTCCTAATCTCCATCCGGCAAAAACGCCGCCACACACAGCATTCGCTATCTCTCGAATCAGGGATTTCCCGGCAATTCATTTCGCAAATGGAATGCGGAATGAAGCTTCCCTCTATCGTCACCCTTTCACAACTATCGCTAGCTCTCAAAACCAACATGAGTACACTCGTAGTAGAGCTAGACCGCATTTACCAGCACCTGTTCCGGCAAAGACAGGCAAGACAGGACGACAATACAGAGGATTATTCCGCACGGAACGCCGCCGATACACGCACCCCAAGCCTTGAATACATCCGCAGGGCAAGGGGGTTAGACAAGCCATAGCCCTTAACAAAAAGCTTAAAATTTTCTATCTTTTATAGCTATGGAATGGCAGCGCAATATAAAAACTTTGACAACCGACGAGCTCAAAGCTTGGCTTCGGGATGTTGACGAAAAGCCCTACCGCGCCGACCAGATTCAAAAATGGCTATTCTGCCAGCAGGTGCGTTCTTACGACGAGATGGTGAACATCTCCCCTGCTCTCCGCGAAAAAATGGCAAAACAGTTCACGCTTTGCGGCCTCAAGGAGGCTCAGCGTTCTGTTTCTGTCGATGGAACGGTCAAGTGGCTTTTTGAAACCGAAGACGGTCACCATATCGAAACCGTGATGATCCCCGCAAACGGTCGCTATTCCGTTTGCGTCTCGACCCAGGTCGGCTGCGCCATGAACTGCGCATTCTGCCGTACCGCCAAGATGGGATTCACGCGTAACCTCGAAGCAGGCGAAATTCTCGAAGAAATCATCAACGTCAACTGGTACCTGAAGGACAACGGCTTCATGAACGAAGAAGGCGGAGTCGCCCAGGTGACGAACATTATCTTCATGGGCATGGGCGAACCGCTCAACAACCTCGAGAACGTCCACCGCGTCTGCTGCACGCTGCATAACCAGAAACTTTTCAACATGGGCGCAAAGCGCATGACCGTGAGCACTTCGGGTGTTGTCCCGAAGATCAAGGAGCTCGTGGACAGGAACACGCCCTGCTGCCTCGCCGTGAGCCTCAACAGCACGAACAACGAATACCGTTCGTCCGTGATGCCGGTGAACAAGACCTGGCCCATCGAAAAACTTTTGGATGCGGTTGACGAATACATCCGCCGCACCGATAATTATGTGACGTTCGAGTTCGTGCTCATCCAGAACATCACCTGCACGCCCAAGGCGGCAAAGGAACTCATCCGCATCTGCGCCCCGCGCCGCGTGAAGGTGAACGCCATCGTGCTTAACGACGGCGACGACCCGACGCTCCATGCCCCCACCCCCGAAGAGGTGGAAGATTTCCTCGCCACCGTGCGAGCTGCTGAAATTCAAATAACGATCCGTAATCCGCGCGGCAGGGACATCCTTGCAGCGTGTGGACAATTAGCGTACAAAAAGGAAGGTAAAGAATGTTAACGCAAAACCTCCCGGAATTCTGGGACAATCTCTATGCCGAAGGCAAGGACTACTGGAATTTCAAGAAGGCGACTCCGGCCCTGCTTGAATTTTTCAAGCACCCCTCCTGCCCCGCAACCGGCTCTGTGCTGATTCCCGGCGCCGGGTTCGGCTACGATGCCGAGGCATGGGCTTTGCGTGGACACGAAGTTTTGGCTGTCGACTTTGCTCCGACCGCAGTCGATGAACTGGACCACTTGAGCCGCAAGCACAAGAACCTGCGCTCCCTCGACCTCGACTTGTTCACCCTTTCTCCGAAGGATGCCAAGCGCGGTGGCCAGCAGTTCGACATCATCTATGATTACGGTGCATTCTCGGCAATCCACCCGGGCCGCCGCGACGAATTCTTCGAAGTCTGCTACAAGATGATGAAGGACGACGGCGTGTTCATCTGCCTCATGTACCCGCTCATGAACGGCAAGACCATGCAGGGCCCTCCGCACTGCATGAGCGAAGGCGAACTCATGGCTCGCCTGGACGGCGTGTTCGACATCGTCGAACGCATCAAGCCCACGAATAGCATTCCGGGCCGCGAAGGCAAGGAAGAATTCTGGCTCATGAAGAAGTGCCTGTAATTTTGACGAGAGAACGCCCGCAGCTATTTTTGCTGTCATGCCCGTCAACATTTTAGATGTCACCCCGGCCTCCGTGCCGGGGTCTCTTTTTTCTAGACTTAGTGCTTGTAAAAAAAGCGCGATAGACTCCACAGGCGACCCATTTTTTTGTATTTTTAGCCCAGTTTTTTATAAGGATTTCATTATGGCTAACGATTTATGCCCGTGCGGTTCTGGCAAGGCCTACTGCGACTGCTGCGAACCGATTATTAAGAAGACCACTCTCGCCCCGTCCCCGGAAGCCCTCATGCGCTCCCGCTACACCGCTTACGCCAAGCACGAAATTGCATGGCTCAAGGATTCCCTCGAAGCCACCCAGCGTGACGACTTTGACGAACCGAGCGTAGAAGCTTGGAGCCGCGATTCCGAATGGCTCGGCATCGAAATCAAGCAGACCAAGACCGAAGAAGACAAGAACATCGGCTGGGTCGAATTTGTCGCTCGTTTCAAGCAGGGCAACATCACCCGCAACCACCACGAACTTGGTGAATTCCACAAGGTCGGCGGTGCATGGTACTTCTACGATGGTCGTGCCGTGAAGCAGGAAACTGTCCGCCACGAAGGTCCGGTTGTCGGCCGTAACGACCCGTGCCCGTGCGGTTCTGGCAAGAAGTACAAGAAGTGCTGCGGCGCGAATAAGTAATTCGCGACTTCGTCGCAGTTGGCAGAGCTTAGTTAGCAGAACTTAGTTATTAGCATATTCTAAGTTCTAAGTTCTAAGCTCTAAGTTCTACAATCAACCATTACCTATTAAATATGTTCAAAGTTTTCGTAGATGGCGAAGCAGGTACCACTGGCCTGCAAATTTTCGAGAGACTTGCCAAGCGTAACGACCTGGAAATTCTCAAGATCAATCCAGAACTCCGCAAGGACGTGAACGAACGCCAGAAGATGATCAATGAATCTGACGTGACGTTCCTTTGCCTCCCGGACGCAGCGTCCATGGAAAGCGCCGCCCTCTGCACGAATCCGAACACGCGCATCATCGACGCCTCCACGGCTCATCGCGTGAACCCGGCTTGGACATACGGTATGCCGGAACTTTCGGCCGAACAACGCGAAGCGATTTCCAAGAGCAAGCGCATTGCAAACCCCGGTTGCCACGCCTCGGGATTTATCCTCGGCGTCCATCCGCTCGTTGCATCGGGAATCCTCCCGAAGAGCGCAAACCTTGCCGCTTACAGCATCACCGGTTACTCCGGCGGCGGCAAGAAGCTCATCGCCGAATACGAAGCCGAAGAAGCCCTCAGCCACAAGGCTGGTGAATCGAAGGCCATCATGGCACCCGCCCCGTACGCGCTCGCGCTCGCCCACAAGCACCTCCCCGAAATGAAGAAGTACTGCGGACTCGAAAACGTCCCGTTCTTCAATCCGGTGCTGGGCCCCTACTACAAGGGTATGGCCGTGACGGTCGCCATCTTCCCGAACATGCTTTCGAAGAAGGTCGGTCCGCAGGACTTGACCGAAATCCTCGCCAAGCATTACGAAGGTTCAAAGTTCGTGAAGGTCTTGCCGTACGAAGCCGCTCCGGTGCTCTTCAACGGCCGCTTGGACCCGACGGTCTGCAACGACACGAACAACGCCCGCATCCAGGTTTTCGGCAACGAAAACATCATGCAGGTCACGACGATCATCGACAACCTCGGTAAGGGTGCTAGCGGCGCCGCTATTCAGAACATGAATATCGCGCTCGGCCTCGACGAAACAATCGGATTGGTTTAATCCGCATTCGTCACCCATTAAATTTCAAAAAAACGCCAAAGCTCCATGAGTTTTGGCGTTTTTTGTTTTTGGAGGTGAAATTTGTACTCTATGAATTTCATCAAAAATTTCTAAATTTGGGCTATGTTCTTAGACGAAAAAAATATTGAAGTTCGCTCCGGCAGAGGCGGTGACGGCATCTGCAGTTTCCATCGTGAAAAGTTTGTACCCCTCGGCGGTCCCGATGGCGGTGATGGCGGTCGTGGCGGTCACGTGATTTTGCAGGTGAACGAGCAGTACACCACGCTCCTCGACATGGGCAACACGCACATTTACAAGGCAAAGAGCGGTCAGCCCGGTGGCGCAAAGCGCTGCTCCGGCGCATCTGCCGAAGATTTGATTATTAGCGTTCCGCGCGGCACAATCGTCAAGGACGAACAGGGTCACATCCTCACGGACTTGACCGAACCGGGCCAGAAGTGGATCGCGGCTCGCGGCGGCAAGGGCGGCATGGGCAACCAGCATTTCGCAACTCCGAAGGTGCAGGCTCCGCGCAAGTGCACTCCGGGTGAAAAGGGCGAAGTCCGCCAGCTGTTCCTCGAACTCAAGCTCATGGCAGACGTAGGTCTCGTGGGCTTCCCGAACGCAGGCAAGTCGAGCCTCGTGAACAAGATTTCTAGCGGACGCCCGAAGGTTGGCGACTATCCGTTTACAACGCTTGAACCGGTGCTCGGCATCGTCCAGGTGAACGGTCACAGCTTTGTGGTTGCCGATATTCCAGGTCTCTTGGAAGGCGCAAGCGAAGGCAAGGGCCTTGGCCACCAGTTCCTAAAGCACATCGAACGTACGCACACGTTACTCTTTGTGATTGACGGTTTTGCCGAAAACGCCTACGAGCAGTTCAAGGTTCTCAAGGAAGAGCTCAAGGCATTCCACCCGAAGCTTGCCGAAAAGAACTTTGTCGTAGCGCTCAACAAGAGCGACCTCGGCATCGAAAACGCCATCAAGGAATTCAAGAAGCACCGCCAGAAAGTGGTCATCACATCGGCTGTCACTGGCGAAGGTTGCGCTGAATTGCAGCAGGCTTTGGACGCTGCAGTGCCCCATATGCACAAAAAAAGCATCGGTTGGAGCAAAAAAGCGTAACGGTTGCTTAAAATTATTGTAAATTCTTTAATATGAAGGCGACTCAGTCCAACATAACTAAGAAGGAAATCGTTGATGAAATCGCTTCCCAGACTGGATTTACGCAAGTAAAAACCAAAGTCATCGTGGAAGAACTCATCGACGCTATTTCCAATTGCGTTATCGAGGGCAACAATATCGAGTTGCGTGGATTCGGTCGCTTCAAGAATAAACAGCGCAAGGAACGCCGCACCCGGAACCCCAAGACTGGCGAACTCGTGAACATCCCCGCCAAGGTGCGCCCGGTGTTTGAGCCCAGCAAGGACCTGATCGAAAAAATCAACAACGTTCCTTTCGACTTAGAAGAGGCTTTTGTCCCTAAAGATGATCAAGAAAGAATCTAGTACGCCCGTTATCCAGAACCGCAAGGCGAACCACCTCTATTTTGTAGATGAAACTTTTGAAGTGGGAATCATGCTCATCGGTTCGGAAGTCAAGTCTATCCGTAACGGCAAGTGCACTCTGGGCGAAGCGTGGATTGATATCGACGAAAACAAAGATGAACTCTGGCTCGTCGGTGCGCATATCGACGAATACCTTTTCGCAAACCGTTTCAACCATTTCCCTGCACGCAGGAGAAAGCTCCTCGCCCACACGCACGAAATCCAGAAGATGCGCAAGGCGAAGGAATTGAAGGGTTGCACGATCATCCCGCTGAAAATGTACTTTAAGAACCGTATTGCAAAACTCGAAGTAGGAATATGCCGAGGCAAGGATCAACACGACAAGCGACAGGACATTCTAGTCCGCGATGCCAAGATGGAAATGGCTCGCGCCGCCAAGGCTCATCGCTAATTTTAGCTTTACTGCTAGTCGCATGTAGCTTGGCCCTCGCTGCTACGGCAAGGGTCGATGTGGAGTCTGTCGCCCGCGAAATCAAGGGTTCGTTCCACTGGTATCCAGTACAAAAGACGTTCTCGATTGTTTCTGCGAAGGACACGCTCAAGTTCGCCGTTGGCATTCCGTACATGACGCGTAACGGTCGCACGATTGATTTGTCGGCAGCGCCGGAGCTCGATAACGGACACCTATGGATTGCGGAAAACGATGCCAAGAAGATTTCTAATAAAATTGAGGCAGCCAAGCCAGTTGCAAAGCCCGCCGAACAGAAACCTGCACAGCCAGTCGTTGTCAAACCAAAGGCTCCCAAACAAGAAATCGCAGGCACGCGCGAAGTCCGCACCATCGTGATTGACCCCGGACACGGAGGCAAGGACCCAGGCGCTTCGGGCAAGAAGTCCCAAGAAAAAGATATCGTTCTCGCCGTTGCAAAGCTCTTGCGCAAGAACCTCGCGGACGAAGGCTTCAACGTGAAGCTCACCCGCAGCAAGGACGTTTTCATTGAACTGCGCCAACGCGCAAACTTGGCAAACCAGTGGGATGGCGACCTCTTCATCAGCCTGCACTGCAACGCCATCGACGCAAGCGAAGAACGCAAGAAGATTATCCAGGGTTACCAGTTCTACGTGCTGCGCGCCCCGGAAAGCGAAGAAGACAAAGCGATAGCCCGTCGTGAAAACGCGGTTGCCACGCTCTACGGCGAAAAGAACGCCAAGGACGAACTTTCACCGCTGGAATGGTTCAAGCTTGAGGCTCGCCTCGAACAGTACAAACAAACTAGCTACCTCTTCACGGAGAAATTGCTAGACAGTTTTGATGGCGGAAAAATCAAGAAGATGAACACTGGCGTCGGCGGTGCGGGATTCATGGTTCTCGTAGGCGCAATGATGCCAGCCGTGCTCATTGAACTAGGCTTTATCAGCAACGAAGAAGACGAAGCTTACATGATGACCAAGGCTGGCCAGCAAGACCTTGCCGACCGCATCGCACAAGCCGTCAGCAAGTACAAGGACGCTGTCCACACCTACCGCGAAACGCTAGGTAGATAGCACCTTCATTTTTATTGTTCAATTTTAGCGGTATTGGCACTGATTTTTTCCCAACATTCCGCATAAATATCATTGTACATTTGCTGATAACGTTCTGTAGTTTCTGGTGAGCCCTCTTCGCAAGTTTTGGTCTTTGCAATAAAACCAGTAAACCAGTTTCTACTAACTATAGCCAATTCTCTACTATAGGAATAGCCATTTTCATCAGAAAAATAAGGCGTAAATTTTCCTTTCAAGGTTTTATTTTCGGTATCTATAAGAGTTTTTAAATAATCTTTTTGGGCTTCAGCCAATGCCGTGTTCTCATCTATATTCTTTACAACTCTTTCATACAAAGCTTTCTGCACATCGGCAAGAATATCGGTAAACAAAGCAAAGTCTTCTTGCTTGCAAGACTTGACTAAATCTTCAGGGAAAATCCCATGGGCTTCGTTATATTCTTGCTCGCTAGTATAGAAAAGATTTCCATCGATTTTGTAGCCACTCTTATAAGTGCGGGTATCAGAACATTTAACCATCGGAGCATCATAATACATCGTGGGATAACAACTAGGGCTGACGATACCATAAACAGGCGCCATTTCTTCAATATTACCACTGCACGACTGAAGCTTTTCTTCCCATTCCGTCAAAATTTTTTGAGACAATGAGGAATCTTTCCCTAAATACCTCTTATAATCATCGCAAGTAGGACTATACGAACGTTCTGGGCAATTGCTTTGTTTATATGTACTTTCTACACAAGTCACGGAAGGATCTCGAGCCAAGAGATACTTCACCGGTTCAGAAGAACTTGAAGATTCCGTCACGTCAGCACTTGAAGAGCTTTCGACATTCGAAGAACTCATCACAGCATCAGACGAACTAGTCGTGCCAACATCTGAAGAACTCGTATTTTCTTCAGCCAAAGAACTTGAAGACTCTTCAGGTAAAGCAGCTTCACTACTAGAACTATCCCCAAATGCATCCGCTGACGAATCCGGATTAGTAGATTGCATTACAGGAAATTGCGGGTTCGAATCACTGCCACAGCTTGCCCAAAAAAACGATGCGACAGTCAAACAGCTCAGGCGCCAAAACTTGCGAATATTCATAAAATTTCTCCTTTTACTCTCTAATATATAATTTATCATAAAAAGAGGTTTCAAAAAACATTCTGCTCAAATAAAAACGTTGACATTCCGTCAATAAGTACAACAAACACAAGCATCACTGCATACAAAAAAAAGAACTGTCACTTTCGCAACAGTTCACTCTAAAAAAATAACTAGATCCTTCGCCTTCGCTCAGGATGACGTAAGGCTACTTACGGATTTGCACGGAGTGCTTGTTTACTGCAGGGCGACCGAGCAAGTCAAAGTATTGGAACTTTTTAATGTTCACCGCCGCCGGTCGGATTTTTCGGATTCCAATCGTTTCTTCTTGAGGATACAGCGGGATAAAGAACATTTCTGTCAAGGTAGACGAATTTTCCTCAGTAAGATGAATTGTTTGGCCCAGAGCCTCGTAAGTAATCTTCACATATTTTTCATCATCAGGGTTGCCGATATGACAGACATTTGGATCTTTTTTATCCAAAAGTACTTTTATAAATTCTCCATTTTTGTACTCAACAAGAGTCTCTTCGTCTTTAAGATTTACATATCCATTAAGCGTGTCAACCTTCCCCGAATTAGATCTATAAAAAGCATAAGGATGCATATCATCAGCGACCTTCATATATTTGACCGTTCCGAAAAGTTCGCCATCGTTATTGATTACAAGCGTAAT includes:
- a CDS encoding helix-turn-helix domain-containing protein → MYYEPLLLHEAVRLLLISIRQKRRHTQHSLSLESGISRQFISQMECGMKLPSIVTLSQLSLALKTNMSTLVVELDRIYQHLFRQRQARQDDNTEDYSARNAADTRTPSLEYIRRARGLDKP
- the rlmN gene encoding 23S rRNA (adenine(2503)-C(2))-methyltransferase RlmN — encoded protein: MEWQRNIKTLTTDELKAWLRDVDEKPYRADQIQKWLFCQQVRSYDEMVNISPALREKMAKQFTLCGLKEAQRSVSVDGTVKWLFETEDGHHIETVMIPANGRYSVCVSTQVGCAMNCAFCRTAKMGFTRNLEAGEILEEIINVNWYLKDNGFMNEEGGVAQVTNIIFMGMGEPLNNLENVHRVCCTLHNQKLFNMGAKRMTVSTSGVVPKIKELVDRNTPCCLAVSLNSTNNEYRSSVMPVNKTWPIEKLLDAVDEYIRRTDNYVTFEFVLIQNITCTPKAAKELIRICAPRRVKVNAIVLNDGDDPTLHAPTPEEVEDFLATVRAAEIQITIRNPRGRDILAACGQLAYKKEGKEC
- a CDS encoding methyltransferase; the encoded protein is MLTQNLPEFWDNLYAEGKDYWNFKKATPALLEFFKHPSCPATGSVLIPGAGFGYDAEAWALRGHEVLAVDFAPTAVDELDHLSRKHKNLRSLDLDLFTLSPKDAKRGGQQFDIIYDYGAFSAIHPGRRDEFFEVCYKMMKDDGVFICLMYPLMNGKTMQGPPHCMSEGELMARLDGVFDIVERIKPTNSIPGREGKEEFWLMKKCL
- a CDS encoding YchJ family protein; this translates as MANDLCPCGSGKAYCDCCEPIIKKTTLAPSPEALMRSRYTAYAKHEIAWLKDSLEATQRDDFDEPSVEAWSRDSEWLGIEIKQTKTEEDKNIGWVEFVARFKQGNITRNHHELGEFHKVGGAWYFYDGRAVKQETVRHEGPVVGRNDPCPCGSGKKYKKCCGANK
- the argC gene encoding N-acetyl-gamma-glutamyl-phosphate reductase gives rise to the protein MFKVFVDGEAGTTGLQIFERLAKRNDLEILKINPELRKDVNERQKMINESDVTFLCLPDAASMESAALCTNPNTRIIDASTAHRVNPAWTYGMPELSAEQREAISKSKRIANPGCHASGFILGVHPLVASGILPKSANLAAYSITGYSGGGKKLIAEYEAEEALSHKAGESKAIMAPAPYALALAHKHLPEMKKYCGLENVPFFNPVLGPYYKGMAVTVAIFPNMLSKKVGPQDLTEILAKHYEGSKFVKVLPYEAAPVLFNGRLDPTVCNDTNNARIQVFGNENIMQVTTIIDNLGKGASGAAIQNMNIALGLDETIGLV
- the obgE gene encoding GTPase ObgE, producing the protein MFLDEKNIEVRSGRGGDGICSFHREKFVPLGGPDGGDGGRGGHVILQVNEQYTTLLDMGNTHIYKAKSGQPGGAKRCSGASAEDLIISVPRGTIVKDEQGHILTDLTEPGQKWIAARGGKGGMGNQHFATPKVQAPRKCTPGEKGEVRQLFLELKLMADVGLVGFPNAGKSSLVNKISSGRPKVGDYPFTTLEPVLGIVQVNGHSFVVADIPGLLEGASEGKGLGHQFLKHIERTHTLLFVIDGFAENAYEQFKVLKEELKAFHPKLAEKNFVVALNKSDLGIENAIKEFKKHRQKVVITSAVTGEGCAELQQALDAAVPHMHKKSIGWSKKA
- a CDS encoding HU family DNA-binding protein; translation: MKATQSNITKKEIVDEIASQTGFTQVKTKVIVEELIDAISNCVIEGNNIELRGFGRFKNKQRKERRTRNPKTGELVNIPAKVRPVFEPSKDLIEKINNVPFDLEEAFVPKDDQERI
- the smpB gene encoding SsrA-binding protein SmpB, whose translation is MIKKESSTPVIQNRKANHLYFVDETFEVGIMLIGSEVKSIRNGKCTLGEAWIDIDENKDELWLVGAHIDEYLFANRFNHFPARRRKLLAHTHEIQKMRKAKELKGCTIIPLKMYFKNRIAKLEVGICRGKDQHDKRQDILVRDAKMEMARAAKAHR
- a CDS encoding N-acetylmuramoyl-L-alanine amidase; this encodes MALAATARVDVESVAREIKGSFHWYPVQKTFSIVSAKDTLKFAVGIPYMTRNGRTIDLSAAPELDNGHLWIAENDAKKISNKIEAAKPVAKPAEQKPAQPVVVKPKAPKQEIAGTREVRTIVIDPGHGGKDPGASGKKSQEKDIVLAVAKLLRKNLADEGFNVKLTRSKDVFIELRQRANLANQWDGDLFISLHCNAIDASEERKKIIQGYQFYVLRAPESEEDKAIARRENAVATLYGEKNAKDELSPLEWFKLEARLEQYKQTSYLFTEKLLDSFDGGKIKKMNTGVGGAGFMVLVGAMMPAVLIELGFISNEEDEAYMMTKAGQQDLADRIAQAVSKYKDAVHTYRETLGR